The genomic stretch ATGCCTAAGGCTGTTAGTCCAGCTGATATAAAACGTTTACTTAACATTGGAGAAGATTCTGCTTATAGCTATTTGGTTATGCGATACGGTTATgatcaaatattaaattatttttttccccaaaacaagTTCTGTCAGAGTCATAGAAAGATGTTCCAGTCATGTCACATGCAAATCAACTGGCAACATTACCCGATGGTTAAAATTTAGTTAATTTAGCAATTGTGTAAAAACACGCGCTTACAAGATTCATCCCAACTTCCCTATCAGAACCAGAAATTCTGAGAACCAGAAATTGTAATCGGGGACTTCCAAGTATTCTTCCAGAATCCACTGGAAGTGGCTGTGTCGGCTACAGCCGCAGTAGACTAACCACTGAATGCAATAAATCAGCTGTTTTAAAACCTGTGATTAAAATAACTAAACGCATGGCGTGAGTACCAATGCAATGTATATTTCGACATATAAGTTCTAAACAGTTGATGCTGAAGCAAGAAACccaatttttgaaaatgtttacaatGCAGCCAGTTAGCTAAGTGTTTTCTTATATCTCTTATGCGAAACTGGAATGGATGCTGTTTGTAATCAACcttttttatactgtatgtagccTGCAAGCCAGTTAAAAAGTCAATGTCGCCCTCTCGTGGACAAGTTTGGAAACAGTACATCACAGCACTGATGCCTTCAACGCCCCAACCTTAAGGCCTCATTTGAAAATAACACAATGCATgataacattttcagtttttataaaCTAACATGATtgattatacatatttataatacatataattaaaaacagcatatatgTCTGTATACTACTATAATCTATATGACTGTGACTCATAACCTACCAATTGAGAACTTACActgtaattgaaaaaaatgtcaaatttgaaATTACATTGCTTATTTTAAGTAAAGGGGGCCCCCCCacacaaatgtttctttttgtgtaGAAAAGGGATGTGTGAAAAAGAGGCTCCATGGTCAAGTTCCTCAAatggccccaccccctcatctCCCATGATTTTGAGCTTGTCCTGTtttaggaaaaagaaaatgacagcaAGACAGGAAAGGCTTATTTCAGTGCGaagattttattaaattatctgTCATTAGGGTTTAGATATAAAGGGATGACAAATAATTACtgtataataatacatttaataatatacaaaattatatatGAAACCTAGACAGGTATAAGATACTTGATGAGCAGGAAACCATTTGTAACATCACTGGTCGTCTCTTGCGGCACACATCTCAGGAATGCTTTCAATTTTAATTCTTTGATGCTGTTATGCATTtgtagaaacaaaaaaaaaaagtccaaactCAAATATCAGTAATGCCGAGGAGTTGGAGCGCCCCCCCGTGGCATCGCGATAACACCAAATCTCCAGATTCAAGGAGAATCACTTGACTGAGACTTCAATTGTCACCTCATCTGGGCCAATcacattctctccctcctcctcctcctggggctgtgtctccgccccctcttcctgattggctctgaccctgtcCTCTGAGCATGGCTCCCCgggtagcccctccccctcgggcGCAGCGGGAGCCTCATCTCGGGCtgacttcacttcctgtgtgacagCTACCGTTTCCTCTCCGTCCTCATCTGCTCCTCCACCGTCCCTCCCTGAAGATTTCCTTGCCCTGACCCCTTTGACCTTCCTGTTTGTGCTCTCAGCCTCTTCCTCCGCTCCCTCGTTCTTTTGCTGGCCGTCTAGCTGACACGGGGAGCTCTGCCCCCCggctgccccctcctccccagcaGGCTCCTCGCTGCAGGACTTCCTGAGCTGTCGCGTGGGCGGCCGACGTTTGAATGACAGCCGAGCTCGGTCCTGTgtggacagagaaacagaagaatGCACACTCACTAGGCTAAATGTAGCTTAGCGGTTTGTAGCTTAGCCTTGTTTCTAGATAGGGCAACAACCACACTGCACATTGGCTCTTATCGTCATGGAGACGTGCCTGTCCTGTCTAAGGCAGCTTCACACTACAAAAGCTCCAGCCCTACAATATAAGCTGACTTTGCTGATACTGCCCTGGAATATCAGATGATTCTGCTGATCCTACCCTACAATGTCAGCTGACTCTACTGATCCTACCCTACAATATCAGCTGGTACTGCTGATCCTACCCTACAACATCAGCTGGAACTGCTGATCCTACTGTACAACATCAGCTGATACTGCATGATCTTACCCTACAATATCAGCTGGCTCTGCTGAACCTACCCTGGAATATCAGTGGGAACCGCTGATCCTACCCTACAACATCAGCTGGTACTGCTGATCTTACCCTACAATACCAGCTGGCACTGCTGATTCTACCCTACAATACCAGCTGGCTTTGATGATCCTACCCTACAACATCAGCTGGTACTACTGATCTTATCCTACAATATCAGCTGGCAGTGCTGATTCTACCCTACAATATCAGCTGGCTCTGCTGATCCTACCCTACAATATCAGCTAGCACTGCTGATCCTACCCTACAATGTCAGCCGGTACTGCTGATCCTACCCTAGAGTATCAGCTGGTAATGTTGATCCTACCCTGGAATATCAGCAAGTACTGCCCCTActcatttttgttaaattactCCATCTACCAAAGTGTAAATAATGATACACATTTCTGAAGTGTTTAAAGTATTTTTAGGGGCTGCTGAGCGATTGATCCTGTTAAGCCATCGTTCTAGCAAGCGTTTGTCAGAGTTCTTGTTGAACAAAGTACTAAAAAGctctcattcaaatttaatcaaatttcaaatttaatgtcTTTTCAGAATCGGATTGCATCCAAAAATAAAGTCTGAAGCCGTAAGTTTCACGACAGCCATAATTTCCCCATTGTGTCTGCATCAGAATGGTACATCCAGTGAAGGTGAAATAGACAAACTGTTGCAATGGAAAGCACAGGCGTGGATCTTCACTCGGCCAAGCGTTTGTGGCAGTAATGGAGAACAGCCTCATACGCATAGTCAGCGCACTGTGTGGCAtagagaagggggcggggccccgagCAGCAGGGATAAGACCGTTAATGGGGATTAGAGGCGCAGTAGTCCCTGGCTTACTGATCGCCTGCTGTAGGATAGGACACAGGACAGCCACCGGGGACCTGTACAGAAATGTCCCTGATGTGTCACCGTGACGACACGGCTGACACAGGGAGTTGCTAAGGGACCTTAGCAACAAGCGGGATTGTAAGCAGTCCCTCTGGGTAACGCAGGTGCGAAGCATCAATGATCCTTCTCTGGTTCGGTTTATCCCAcccttctccccccaccccccccaacacacacacacacacacacacacgcaaaatacaaacacatgttTCCACGAATACATTCTTGTACAAGGCCGCAGTCGAGTGGAATAGACTTTCCTCTGAATTTAAGATGgctgttaaatattatttaaaaaattgtttttttactaATATAATCTGCCAATTTGCTAGTATGCTGTCTGTCCTGTGGTATATGGATTGTCCGACTGTCATATCCATCTGTATTCCATTAACTATATTGTATTGGATGTTTTGTCATGTCTATGTTCAAATGTtagaggaccacaatggaaataagcctgttagctttcttgtgcttCTATCCTCgatcatttttaaagaattacTGTCTGCTATGCAGTCTTATGAAAGcctgtttttaaattgtcaaattaattcattcattcattcattgttttcagACAATTCAAATATTTGTACTGGAGGTGTAGCCTACAAGAGCTTAGTGGTCCTGTGCCCACTTTAAGCTTAATTCTTAATGTCACCCTTCATCATTTATGACACTAATGGgaaaacacacattcagatCATTATATAATGGTTGATTTTTCtgcctggaacacacacacacacacacacacacacaccatatgttCAATCCATTAAGATAAATCTCCATTAAAGAACAGAAGCCTGTGCAGGACTGTGTTTTTGAATATTAAAGAACAGAAGCCTGTGCAGGACTGTGGTTGTGAATAGTAAAGAACAGAAGCCTGTGCAGGACTGTGGTTTTTAATAGTAAAGAACAGAAGCCTGTGCAGGACTGTGGTTTTGAATATAAAGAACAGAAGCCTGTGCAGGACTGTGTTTTTGAATAGTAGAGAACAGAAGCCTGTGCATAACTGTGTTTTTGAATATTAAAGAACAGAAGCCTGTGCAGGACTGTGTTTTTTAATAGTAAAGAACAGAAGCCTGTGCAGGACTGTGTTTTTGAATAGTAAAGAACAGAAGCCTGTGCAGGACTGTGTTTTTTAATAGTAAAGAACAGAAGCCTGTGCAGGACTGTGGTTTTGAATAGTAAAGAACAGAAGCCTGTGCAGGACTGTGGTTTTGAATAGTAAAGAACAGAAGCCTGGGGGGGGCGTAAGCGCCTCACCTTATTGATGCTGGGGAGTGCAGTCCCTTCAGGAGGGCGCTCAAAGCTGATGGGGGCCTCCTCCTCACTCCCTGGGGTGGGGCCGGGGGAGCTCAGGGCGGGGCTGGGCAGCCCGAAggggctgtgggcgtggccgggagAGAAAGGGCTGGGCGGCAGATTCACCTCCGAACTCCTGGATGTAGGTAACAGGGTTGTAGGGCTTAATGCAAGATTGGCCTGGAAAAAGACAAAGGAAACATATATCATTATAAGCTTAAACAGCCGTACACATATAGCagttcatatttaattcatatatAATCCTATAAAGTATGTGATACACAAGTGCTCTTGTGATACATATATATACGGATTTGTAACCCAAGCCTGAGGCCAGATCacaaccaaaatgtaaaaatatatattgttaaaaaaaatcactgaaagcTCATGAAATAAGTAATAAGTAACAACAACTCTTAAAAAAGACACCTTTGCGCGTGTATTTACATGAATCAGTTGAGAGCTGAGATTACTGGTCGGCACAGCAGGTCTCctggattttaaaaacagcaacgGCATAATCACTCTCCTCCGGTGACCCAAAACCTCACGACAGCTCGCCGGTCGTGGTTGCGCTAAATAATCGATTTATACGCCGCGCTGCTGCTGCACGAAGCCGAGGACGAGCGGAAAGGTTCTGGGGACGGGGGCGATCTGACCCTACCTGAACCGGGGAGAGGAGGAACAGGGAAAAACGACAGCCCTTCTGTCCCATAACGGCGCGGCCGTGTCCTCTGCGGCTAATGATTCAGCCTCAGAGCGGCAGGCCGATTAGCCCCTGAGCTCATTAACCGGAGCCAATCCGGGAGGAGTCCGCGAACAGAACCCCCGCCCTAAACAAGCCGATGCGGGGATTTAGCCGTGCACCTCCCGCTCGTGTCCACTAGGTGGAAGCATTTCTCAGTCTAAAAAACACGAAAGCGCCCATCTCGTTTTCCGAATAGAATGTCACCGAACTGAACAGGAAAATTTGGCCCCACACTGTTTGTCTTGCTGAGAAAAGAGAATAAGTTCTTCTTAACAATGATCagcaacattttacatttgtacaatGACTATTCGAGCCAAAGCCAGGTTTTCAACCAAAATCAGCCAAGATTAGATTCAGTTCATGTATGAATTATGAGACTGTTATGTTCAGGTCTCTAAGCCGTTTCTCCCCCAGAAATACATCTAAATTAATTAGCTGTGATCTTAAGTCATTTGGagtaagttttatttttatttttttaaatcaatttaaataatgtaacaaaaaacattattggctcatttgtttattttacaaaaaaaaagcttttaaggaaaattttaaatgaacaaggGACAAACTAAGAAGCCTGACCTTTCAAACGAGTTTGGGTAACTGTCACACCCAGGAGGGccgtatgggggggggggggggggggggggggggcctctgaTTGGGCAGGGCTCTCAAAAAATAAAGTCTACTTATAGTAATTTTGCAGGGACGGGGTGGCCTGGGTGtagtggggcccaatgtgagatctttacATGGGGCTCAAAATCCCTATCAGTGCTCATGGTCACACCACCACATAGAAACTTTAGGAAGAGAGTTGAGAACGTCAGGAGATTTGAGGGGGTGAACAGACCCCTGCCTGAGCCTGTTGCCACTCTGAgcctgaggggtgggggagcaggGTTGGGGGTTACAAGGGGCATCGTGGGTACCTGCAGTTTTTCGATGAGGGGGGAGCTCCTTGGCCTGACTCTAGGAGCGCCTGAGGAGAAAATGGGTTTCTGAAGGGAAGGaaggaaacacagacagcaggATGTGAAAACCTCAGAGACACTTCCAGGTATGAAGACTGCCTATAGGAGAGACTTGCGCCTCCCAAAAGAGCCAAAAGGCATC from Anguilla anguilla isolate fAngAng1 chromosome 12, fAngAng1.pri, whole genome shotgun sequence encodes the following:
- the zgc:153184 gene encoding capZ-interacting protein isoform X3; the encoded protein is MPPPTGTEEVRRRPPRTLQLNPAEQTAGGKPIFSSGAPRVRPRSSPLIEKLQANLALSPTTLLPTSRSSEVNLPPSPFSPGHAHSPFGLPSPALSSPGPTPGSEEEAPISFERPPEGTALPSINKDRARLSFKRRPPTRQLRKSCSEEPAGEEGAAGGQSSPCQLDGQQKNEGAEEEAESTNRKVKGVRARKSSGRDGGGADEDGEETVAVTQEVKSARDEAPAAPEGEGLPGEPCSEDRVRANQEEGAETQPQEEEEGENVIGPDEVTIEVSVK
- the zgc:153184 gene encoding capZ-interacting protein isoform X1; translated protein: MLSAEKNSVSPSGSDHTGSSKGQNMPPPTGTEEVRRRPPRTLQLNPAEQTAGGKPIFSSGAPRVRPRSSPLIEKLQANLALSPTTLLPTSRSSEVNLPPSPFSPGHAHSPFGLPSPALSSPGPTPGSEEEAPISFERPPEGTALPSINKDRARLSFKRRPPTRQLRKSCSEEPAGEEGAAGGQSSPCQLDGQQKNEGAEEEAESTNRKVKGVRARKSSGRDGGGADEDGEETVAVTQEVKSARDEAPAAPEGEGLPGEPCSEDRVRANQEEGAETQPQEEEEGENVIGPDEVTIEVSVK
- the zgc:153184 gene encoding capZ-interacting protein isoform X2 translates to MEKNSVSPSGSDHTGSSKGQNMPPPTGTEEVRRRPPRTLQLNPAEQTAGGKPIFSSGAPRVRPRSSPLIEKLQANLALSPTTLLPTSRSSEVNLPPSPFSPGHAHSPFGLPSPALSSPGPTPGSEEEAPISFERPPEGTALPSINKDRARLSFKRRPPTRQLRKSCSEEPAGEEGAAGGQSSPCQLDGQQKNEGAEEEAESTNRKVKGVRARKSSGRDGGGADEDGEETVAVTQEVKSARDEAPAAPEGEGLPGEPCSEDRVRANQEEGAETQPQEEEEGENVIGPDEVTIEVSVK
- the zgc:153184 gene encoding capZ-interacting protein isoform X4, whose translation is MGQKGCRFSLFLLSPVQANLALSPTTLLPTSRSSEVNLPPSPFSPGHAHSPFGLPSPALSSPGPTPGSEEEAPISFERPPEGTALPSINKDRARLSFKRRPPTRQLRKSCSEEPAGEEGAAGGQSSPCQLDGQQKNEGAEEEAESTNRKVKGVRARKSSGRDGGGADEDGEETVAVTQEVKSARDEAPAAPEGEGLPGEPCSEDRVRANQEEGAETQPQEEEEGENVIGPDEVTIEVSVK